From Leishmania mexicana MHOM/GT/2001/U1103 complete genome, chromosome 10:
CCTCACCGTGCCCTGCATCCTTGacgggggaggagagggtaGAGGATGGACCAGGGTCGGCTTCCCCGGCTGCGTCTGCAGCCAACGCTAGAAGCTTCTGCGCCAGCACAGCAACGTGCAGCGGCAACGTCGAGGAGGgcttcgccagcgctgcggtgcgcTCGATCGACGGCACCTGCACATCAGCGCGGTAGTCGGCCACCAGCTCTGCCAAGTGGTTcacgcgctccgccacctccatgACGAGGGCCTGGTTCGCTTCGTTGGCACCAACGTGGGCCGCCAAGGACTCCTTCTCCTCGCGCACAAACATCCGCAGCTCGCGCTCCATCAAAGTTGAGGGTGCCGTGCCGACGATGGCTGAAACCGCGTCGAGCGTGGTGCTCCCGGTCCTGAGTCGCGTGGCGACACCAACGCAGTACTTTGTCTGCTTCACCCGctcgcgcaggtgctgcacgTCTTGCTCTAGTGCCGCTTGCGCCTCGCGCAGGTAGGTTAGACCGTTTTGCAGACGATACTGCTGGTCGATCTCTGCCTGATAGACCTCGATGAGGGCATCAAGAGTGTTGACCTTCGCCACTCGCATCATGTCACGGAAGGCCACTTCGTACGCAGCGACACGCTCATCCGTGCCGGTGGACGATTCGCCGGTGCCGTCCTCCTGCGACGCAGTGGTgacccgcagcaccgtcaagGCCGCGCGGGAGTTCATGCGCTGATactccagctgcgccttcgTGTTCTCTGCGGCCTCGAGCATCTGGTTTTCCTcctcgagctgctgctgcaagtCTACCACGCGGCGCtcttgccgctgcgtcgccacGAGGTCCTTGCCCACCTCCCTCCGCTTCTGCTGCAgtgccttctccttcgcgtTGCGCATACGTGAGGCGTTCCTCTGAACAGCCTGCAGGGCTTCGACGGCTGTCGTGTACGCCGCACGCGCGGTGTCGTACAGTTGGAGCAGCTTGAGGTAATCGCGGTGGCGGTCTGCATACTCCgtctccagcagcgtctgGTGCGCATCGtactgcgccgcctcggcggaGAGAATGCCCAGATGATGCCGGTAGTTGGCCAACACGACGCCAGCGACGCGCTGCTTGGAGAGCACCTTGTTGATGAGCTGCTCAAGCCGCATCATGCGCAGGTACACCGACCGGTTGGCGCCCATCAGCAGTTTGTCCGGGTCTAGCATGATCTGCGCCTGCCCCGCTAGCGCCTCTTGTTTTTTTGCCTCGGCGTCGAAGGCAGTCTCGTCAACTTTGAGTTCATGCAGCACCTTGTTGCACCGCTGGTGTGCGAGGTGGATgcgctgcgacagcgcctccacctcggctTCAGTGACGGTCGCCGGCTCATTCGGCGCACCATTCGAGTGTCCCTGGGCCCCAGTCGCCGCGACGATccccgccgcggccgccgcctccacatcGCGCCTTCGTCTCTCCCCGGCTTGAATAATGTTGCGCAGGGTGGCGTTGTCATCGCAGAGCGTGCGGAGCTGGCGCCTATACTGGacaagctgctgctggcgttgcACCTCTAggcgcgactgctgctgcagcgcatcgtgAAGCTGCTGGCTGATGGAGGCCACCTCGCCCGAAGCGTTTTTCCTAAACGAGGCCGCGGACGCAGGATGTGGTCTGTGGCGACTGAGAACCATCTGTCCTGACTGCATCGCGGACGCAGGCCGATgtacaccaccgccacccgaGAAGGGCTGCCCCTGTTGCTGACGACGCTGCATGAGTGTTGGCTTACTCTCGACATGCTGACTGATGCTGGTGGAGCCCACCCTGGTCGCTGGTGAGACGGAGCGCATCATCGTTGCCGAAACGgtcaccgaggaggaggatccttctccgccacccTTCGTCTTTCAAAGTGCGTCAGGGGCGttgtggcgtgtgtgtatgtatgaGAGGTGGCGCGGGTTGCTGCGTAAGACCGTTGGTGTATGGGCGCACGTATGCGTGAGCCTCAGGGACGAGTCACACAcgcctcccctttccttctgAATCCCACGAACGTCTGTAGAGGAAAGACACGCTGAGGTTCGCCGTTTCTATGcaacgtgtgcgtgcttgtaGGCGTGTTCGTGCACCCAAGAAAAGCCAACTGATGCTATTCTCGTCCTTCGACGAGTACGTGTGAGAGATGCGCTGCACGCAACGGACTGTGACCCGGGTACAACGTGCTGAGAGGCGGACAGGCAGAAGGGAGAGGTACATGTGACGGGAAGCGTCACAGTGACAGCGGCAGACGCGTGGGTTGGACAGCAGTCACATATGCGCTGCTTtctgctgctcgccaccAGGACGCGAACGAAAACATCTTGGCGGCTCCACAACGTCCCGGGTGCCTCTCTCAATATACGGCCGCCTCACAGAGGAGAAATGCATGAAGACCCAGACACTCGCCACGCATTCTACTGTGACGTGCCACCACAAGGGGGGGGCTATTGGTTGCCATCTGCatcacacacagacacgcatgcatgctgTCGGCCTCATCATGGCATTGCTGTCATTTTTCCTGTTTCCTTTTGCTGATGACGACCCTGCAGAGGAGCTGAGGGAGggacggggtggggggtggggaagagagagagggggaggcgtgtGCGGCCAGACACCTCGTCTGCGAAGCTTCCCTCTCCACGGCGGACTCGAGGAAGCCCATGCGACTCGGCTGCCAGCTACGACAaccagcacagcacacagacacacacacacacacctccccgcACCTCTCACTTGGCCGatccaccccctccccactccccgCCCCCACACACGGATACGCAGGCTTGCTTCTGGACTCAGAAcgagaacacacacacacacacagaaaaatacaaaagaaaagagtCTATGGAGGcatcacgcgcacacaacggGGGAGACGGATGGCTTCGCCAGAGAGcagcgggtgggggtggggggttgCGGGGCAGGGAGAGAAACCCTCCCCgccctcacccccacccgctgCTCTCCAGTAAAGCCATCTATGCTCCTCTAATGGCGCTcaccgcgcaggcgcagcgccagctggaTGTCCTTCGGCTGGATCGTCACGCGCTTCGCGTGGATGCAGGCCAGGTTCGTGTCCGCCATCAGCGACACAACGtacgcctccgtcgcctcctgGATCGccatgatggcgctgctctggAAGCGCAGGCCCTCCTTCTGCGCGCTCGACACCTCGCGCACCAGGCGCTGGAACGGCGCGCACTGGATCAGCAGGTTCGTGCTCTTCTGGAACTTGCGGATCTCGCGGATCGCGCAGGTGCCcgggcgccagcggcgatgcagcttcttcacgccggacgccgcgctcggcgccttcttgctcttcttcgacGTGATGGTGCGCTTCGCGCGGGCGGTCTCCTTGGTGCGGGACATGGTgttgtgggggggggggtggagcgAGGGTTGACGGGTGGGtggatggtggtggcggtggtggctgcggAGTGATGCGGACTGCGAAGAGAAAACAACGAGAGGAAGGTCGTGACGagagggggcagagagataatggggaggggtggagagtGATGGGGACGAtagtgtgcgtgcgcgcgcgcctgtaTTCATGCGCGACAGCACGCTGGGTGCTCGCACCCCGGGAGAGCAGTATGGCAGGCGGATGCAGCAGGACgacaggggagaggaggagaggttCTACGCTAGAaagagcggaggggggagaggcatGGGGAATCGATCGGGACCGAATCTCCAGCTTGCAACCACCCACACGAGGGGATGAGTCAagtcacacgcgcacacacgtatacagagagagagagagagaacggagGAACATACTTTTGTGAGGCACGAGGGCCGGTAtaaggtgtgcgtgcgtgcgtgcgtggaggcGTTGAGGgtagagggagggcgggaaGGTAAGAGTGACGTCGCTATGCCATCGAGAGGCAAAGCGCGTATCGAATATGGTGCGTGTCGGCGAGTGTGGAGACCGCGACCGGGTGATTGGCTCACGCCGCCTCGGACGCAGcggagagagcaagagaggtgGGCGTAAAAGCAGGgcaaggggggggggaggggagagaaggggggaggaggaggccacgGTGCAAGCCACTCCACATCCACGCACCTGGCGGAAGCCTACACAAAGATAGAACAGTAACGTATGTGCCTTCGGCATCGGGGGGATACACGTACACGAGAGTTCAAAGCAATGCAGCTACTCAACTGATCGCGACCCCGCCATGCTCGTCCTCGCATCCCTCTCACCGGTCCTTCTCTGTCTGGGTTCGCTTGCCTATCACCTCTTGCTTACGCACAGAGTCTGGAGCCAGCGCAGACTAGGACCAGGGCGAGGCTCCCGAGAAGCGGCTGACCGCGCAGTGTGACGCGCGCCAACATGCGAGGACCGAGGCaatgcagagagagaggcggcgaggTGCACGATGACGCCGCgtggagagaaaggggaagaTGGAATCACGTCAGGctcggagagagagatcacACTATAGAAAATAAAGCCAACACAAGCGCAGACAGGCATTACACCGATACAACGGCAGccgtggaggggagggggtgggtggggggggccGTCGTCTTTCTCCGTTGTGCTCGGCATGTGATCGGATTGGCGTGTggatgcacgcacgcggctgtgtgtgggcaAACTTGTACCactcccccaccacctcccacCCTTTCCCCTATCCCGCATCGGCGCCACGGGTTGATcgaggtgcacacacacacacacacacatacatacatgaggaaaaagcagcagcagaggggaggaagcAACCAAACAACGGAAGGGAATGGGCAGAgtgcaagcacacacacgcacaagcacacacgacAGCAACGCGCTgacgtgtatgcgtgtatgtcCACGTGCATGCCTTTTGTGCAGGAAGAAAAACCATACAAAATAGAAAGGATGTGTGCATCAGCGCtttgctgtgtgtgtgtttggggggggggggaggagggaggcggttTGTGAGGGCGCCGTGCTCGCTGAggccgctcctcctctacAGAGTGTtcagcaccccctccccccacccacccgcctttttttttccatctTCCTCACAGCCGCAAAGCTCGAGCGACGGTCGTTGCATCGGCACTCGTCAGGTGTCAATGCTGCAATAGGGGAAAAAGACACGTGCGACTCTGTCCACGTTCACCTGAAAAGCGCCATCATCATCGATCTTCAAGGATGCCATCGGCTGCGCAACAGACGACGCGACGGCCAGGGAGGCGTGCGATGGTGGTCGGATGGCCTTCCTAAAGGTCGGAAACACACGCGGATCGTCCGATGGCGTCATCGTCGCAGCTGTTGGGGCCGCCGCGTGCTTCAGTgactcctcctccagcagctccgcctcaaCCACCTTGCCTACCGCGCCGCTCATGCACGTCTTCGTCGTTGCACTTGTGgtggcgcgcggcgcgcTGAAGAGCTTCGTCGTGTGCTCCAGcacggctgcggcgacaCGGCGAGTCTCGTCTGCCttccgcgccgccgcgttgaGGGATGCCGTGGCCGCTACCGACGACTCGAaggcctgctgccgctccttcgCTGTGTACACGTCGGCGAAGACGCTCTCAAACATCATCGTGAACGTGATGTGCCGCACAAGGCGTGACgcgggcggtggcgccgacgcgctGACGACCGCCTGATCGCTGCGTttcgccatctcctccgtgCCCACGATGCCAGAGAGGGCGGTGCCTCCGCTGTGCTCCACGGCTGCCCCATTCCTGTGCCGGTGCGCAGAGGACTCGAGCTCCTTACAGAGGCCGTCCAGGAAGGACTTCATGGATGCGGCATCCTCGAGGAGGCTGTAAAAGACGTATCGCGGTTGCGGCATCACCGTCGACGCTGAGGCAGTGGCTGGTGACGCCGCGGTGGACTTGGTCATCGTCAGCACTCCAGCCGGGACGGTACGCGGGCAGAGGACCCAGCCAAGAGAAAAGCCAAGCGGAACGCGAGGGCCGAGCACCTGGGCCGTTCGCACCATGAGATCTTGCACGACGGATGCCGGGGCCGCAGCAAACGATAAGGGGTGCGGGGTGACCCCGGTCTGCGCGACCACATCGGCGCTCCACCACAGCTCTACGGCCACAGCGGCGGGAGGATGCGACGCTGCTGGCATGAACGGCTGGCCTTGCGGATTGGATGGCGTCGCCGAAGCGTCGGTTGAGTGATCGACGACCGAGAGTGAGGCGTGTTGGCGCACAGTACCGGACATGGCCGCAGCTGTGCATCCCTCGCTGTGGGGCTGCCGGCATAGTTCCTCAAGGCCCGCCCACGTATGCGCCTCGGCGTGCGTGAGGAGCTGTTGCGCTGCCGGGAGCGCTTCAAAGTGAAGCTTTACAATGACTcgcagaggcggcacagCTGCTGGGGGGCGGATGGAGGCTTCGGCCAAGAGGGCGGCGCGTTGCTGCCACCCCTTCACTGCCTCCGCCAAAGCGTGGAGAAACGCCTCGAGTGGAAAGGTGCTGCcctccgccgcatccgcggTCGCTGTGGCAGCTGGAGAACGATCGTTGTGTGCGCTTTGATCCttgttgccgttgccgtcgcCTGAGCACACGTCgaccgccgctgacggcagAGGGTCGCGTCGCATGACGGCCGTTTCCAGGGTCGGGTGCCACTGAACATTCGCCTCGATACCGATGACTGTATACACCGGTGCGTTGGAGCAGCCGTTGGCAGCTGTGacgtcgccaccaccaccaccaccactgacGTTTGTGTCTGCCAACGTGCTGTGGTTGATCTTGGCCTCGCTGCCTCGCACTCCACATTCGTGTTCTTCGTAAAATAGTCCATCGAtggcctgcgccgcctccagcaacGCGGCCTGGGAGTTCACGGCGTGAAACCACTTCACATGTGCGTAACGGTGCTCCACGCCGTCTGTAATGGCGGAGCAGTTCGGGCCATGTCCATTCATGGAGGTGGGGagacagggagggggtgggggacggaggcggcagcggagcgaGATGGCGAGTAGGGTATCCAAGCACAGTCTGCCCCTCTTacgatggtggtggtggtgtgtgtgtgtgtgtgttggtgcgtGTTTGTAGGTCCATGCGCCACTGGCATTGACCCCTGCACGCATGCAGCGATGCATGTGAGGGCGGCACCCATGGTGTGCGTCAgtgtgcggggaggggagggaggccgAGAATAAAGAAGAGCATACAGAAGGGAAAagccccacacacccacacacactagTTGAGaggctggtggtggtggtgcaaATCCTCGCACGATTTACCATTCCACGGTTTTCGACCCAGCGAGTGACCATCCACCATCGGACGAAGAGCGTCCGACATCTGGCAACGACATCACCCACGTAAAACCTCGCGCACGGCTAcggatggggggggggagcttCCTTCAGTGGGAGCTCATGCAGACGCACGCGGTCGCTTGACACACGCGAAGGTCGAAGAAAGGGGTAGCgtgctcccccctcctcctcctccgccgacgCTGATCACGGGATGGCGTAGACGTTGGTGACTCTCTTGCTTTCACACGCCCACAAAGAGGCCTGCTTCATCCCGCGCAAGACTACGCCGCCGCtcgccgccccctctccctcgcagTGCCTTCGTTGTTGTCGATTTACCTGTGCGGATGGGTGCAGACATCGCCAAGCCTGCGTCGAGGCCCGCACCCCGCACCTTGCCGCCACGCATCTTCGAGGCCTCCTTTGCCAAGCAGAAGGGAGATGGGTGTGGGGACGGTGAGCAGGCAACACGCACCGCATCCTCCACGCCCCGGGAACCGCGAGAGAGTGAGATACGGGAGTGATGGCGTCGGCGTgcgagggtggtggtggtgccgggGTGAGCGAGTAGGGGAGCGGTGGCCGCAAACACAGCGAGTCCATGATAAGCGAGGAGTAACACGAGAAAGAATACacaaaacaaaggaaaagggaagggcTTCTATGATACGCAcgaggtgcgtgtgcgtgtgcatgtgcgtgcgtgcatgtggagagagagaggggggagtcGGGGGAGGGACACACCAAAACAAGGTCATTCAGCGTCTCCGCTCACAatctttctctcgctctctcgcttcctGCGCCCTTCATCCTGGTTTcaccactgctgcaccgcaccaGCGACAGAGATAGAGGGGTAGAGCTAGAGTCCGCCTAGCTCCTCTAATGGCGCTcaccgcgcaggcgcagcgccagctggaTGTCCTTCGGCTGGATCGTCACGCGCTTCGCGTGGATGCAGGCCAGGTTCGTGTCCGCCATCAGCGACACAACGtacgcctccgtcgcctcctgGATCGccatgatggcgctgctctggAAGCGCAGGCCCTCCTTCTGCGCGCTCGACACCTCGCGCACCAGGCGCTGGAACGGCGCGCACTGGATCAGCAGGTTCGTGCTCTTCTGGAACTTGCGGATCTCGCGGATCGCGCAGGTGCCcgggcgccagcggcgatgcagcttcttcacgccggacgccgcgctcggcgccttcttgctcttcttcgacGTGATGGTGCGCTTCGCGCGGGCGGTCTCCTTGGTGCGGGACATGTTGGTGcggtgtgggggggagggagtgggtgggtggggtgggtgggtagtGGTGGCTGTggaggctgcggcgtgtgtgcgagtaGGCTTGGTAGGCTTGGTAGGCTCGAAGAGGCGTAGTGAGGGTCGAGGAGGTGTGTGAGAGAATGATGCATGCAAGTGCCCAACacgaggtgtgtgtgtgtgtcggggaGTGGGCCGCGCATTGTAGCTGTGCCAGTCTGAGTGGTTGTTCTCTTCTGGGGAAGGGaacagcacagcagcaagGCAACGTAAGGGGTGTAGGCACCCACGGCGCTGTCCAATGCACGACAATCGCTTCTCGATGACTGCCCCACAGCATCATGCACCTTGTGTCCTCATTCATGCATGGCTGAGTGAACAGAAACAGCGCCACGAAGAACcttgtgtgcttgtgtgtgtgtgtgtgtgtgtgtgtgtgtgagcgcgcGCCTGAAGGGCACACGAGAAGCCgacgcctcccctccctcccgtcgCCACGATGACTCAGTCAAAGTGAGCAGCATACCTGTTCAGTTGttgacgcagcagcgcatgcaTCGCCATCCGTTCCTGGTGCACGTGAAAGAGAGCCGTCGGCCGCAGTTCACGCGCCCAGCGCAGCACCCGCTCCACAGATGCTACAGAGGTAATCTGATGCGGGGCGAGAAGAAAggtgcaccaccacacgtacacgtgcTCGACTTTCATCGCCGAGCCAGCCTCAGCGGCAACCCCTGGCGGCGGCTCTGCCGATTCTCgaacgagcagcagcaccggtgccCTCTTCACGTCGGCGAAGGCGTCCAGGTAGCGCCGTATGAGTGCAGCATCGCCCTTGTCGTCGGTGCCAACGCAAACGGTGATGGAGAGGGTGCCGCTATAGAAGCATGCCGACGCCGTCTTGGCCGACGAGCTTGTGCCGGGCGACACCGGTGCGGCAGGCGTCGGCGTAGCCGTGATGAAGAGGGCTGCTGCAGAGAAGATGGAGGCTGAGTCGATCACCGGCTGCGAAGCGGCCGTGTTCGTCGTGGTCCCGGTGCGAGGCAGCAGTAGCAAACACTCCTGCTGCATGgtagcgccgctgcgctggagaagTCCCTCGAGGACCGGCCGAAGAGCGTGCAGGCTCAGATCGGCGGCGAacgttgccgctgcgcatctcTCTTGAGGCGTCACCTCGGATGGAATGCATAGAgcgatggaggagagcgacgctgccgctgcggatgcCGCCTCAGCGGGGCAGGCAGAAGGCAAGCCGTATGTGCAGTGAGGTGCCACCTGACGCAACGCTGTGCTCAGTGCGTGGTCAAGGTTGTTGTACCGGTTTAGTTGGGCATACGGGATCGGGCACACAAACCGTATGATGATGGACGGGCAGGAAGTGTCTGCGGGCAGACGCGTTCCGTCTTCAGCGCAGGATAAAGCGATGCCGGCCTCCGCACGTGGTACGCGCGTATGGGTGCCGCCCTCcatgccgctgccactgctacTCCTGAGCCCTGCCGCTCCAgtcgtcggcgtcgtggTAGAGCGACTCACGGGTGGCTGCGAGGGCGGCTCACCTGCGCCCTTACTTGTGCTGCCCTCCTGCAGGCTGGAAAGCTCATAGATACAGCCGCCGAACGTGTAGAGACGGTGTGGCTGCTCAGGGCCCGTGCTTGCCACATTATCAAGCTTGCATTCAAAcagcttcagcgccgccatgAGGGCGGGCAGCGGTGATGTATTCGGTAGTCGAGTGGCGCCCTTCATGAGAGGCATGTCCTGTGATcaaggtggcgcagcacggcGTTCCTTAAGTCTGGTCCGCACACTGCCTGGAGGGAgtagagagggaggcgctgGGGCGGTGGGGGATTCACGCACGGTGGCAGAGGAGTGAGCGTGGCGCCCTTTTTCGGCCTGCATAGCGGCATCATCACACGGatgcgtgagagaggggagggggaggggtgccgccgccagcggcttAAGGAGGACTCCGCACAAGGGTGGCTGCGTAGTGCCCGTGCTTTTCACGTAGCGTTGTCGCCACCTGAGTTGTGCCAccctgcacacacgcacgcgcagctccaccacACGTGACGCATTTTGATGCGCTTCACGAGTGCTGTCTGCTATCGCAGGCAacatgtgtgtgtacaaCGCTCCATGTTCCTGATGacggggcacacacacacagccctCCGTGCGCTGTATCCTCAGGGTCCCAGTGCACCCTCGCCCCCGTGTGCGGTgaaagccaagcagcccccctccctccctgctaATGCCGAACCACTTCTGGTCGTGCCAGCGTCAAGTGCCTAGGACCtgggggggggtggtggtCAAAGCGAGCTGCAACAGTGAACACGTctgtgccatccacatgatgggcagagtgtcagcGTCACTCGCACACCTCTCACCCGCCCACCTGGCGACTCTCACTGCCTCCTGGTTTAGGGAGCCTGAGTGCCACCCCGAGAGATGCCCCAGGGCTGGCGACCGGCGTGATgagagcggctgtgaggcggcctgcAAGACAGGGTTGGGTGGGTAGAGTTTgcgggaggagaaggggagggggggctgcTCCGATCGCCAAGTCGGTGCACTGCTGTAGTGCGTTCCTtcggctgcttcgcaccacggGATGAGGTCTGTA
This genomic window contains:
- a CDS encoding histone H3, which produces MSRTKETARAKRTITSKKSKKAPSAASGVKKLHRRWRPGTCAIREIRKFQKSTNLLIQCAPFQRLVREVSSAQKEGLRFQSSAIMAIQEATEAYVVSLMADTNLACIHAKRVTIQPKDIQLALRLRGERH
- a CDS encoding putative ARP2/3 complex subunit encodes the protein MAALKLFECKLDNVASTGPEQPHRLYTFGGCIYELSSLQEGSTSKGAGEPPSQPPVSRSTTTPTTGAAGLRSSSGSGMEGGTHTRVPRAEAGIALSCAEDGTRLPADTSCPSIIIRFVCPIPYAQLNRYNNLDHALSTALRQVAPHCTYGLPSACPAEAASAAAASLSSIALCIPSEVTPQERCAAATFAADLSLHALRPVLEGLLQRSGATMQQECLLLLPRTGTTTNTAASQPVIDSASIFSAAALFITATPTPAAPVSPGTSSSAKTASACFYSGTLSITVCVGTDDKGDAALIRRYLDAFADVKRAPVLLLVRESAEPPPGVAAEAGSAMKVEHVYVWWCTFLLAPHQITSVASVERVLRWARELRPTALFHVHQERMAMHALLRQQLNRYAAHFD